AGTCCTTTATTCTTCAAGGCCTGAACTGCACCCATAGCCATACCGGAGTTATTGGCCAGAATGCCTTGAATATTGTTATTGTACTGGGTCAGAGCAGTTTCTACAGTATTCATGGCCAGGTCCCGGGCCCAGCCTTTGTGAGCCTGATCCACTACGACTTTGATGTCGGGATACTTGGCCAGTACTTCCTTGTTACCGGCAGTAATGTCCCGGGCCACGCCATTGCCAGCTTCCCCTTCCAGGATGATAACATTCCCTTTACCACCCAGCTGTTCGGCCAGATACTGAGCCTGAATCCGACCAACCTGCCTGGAGTCAGCAGTTACATACAGGGCCACTTTGGCATTTTCCGGGAGACGGTCCATAGCCACTACAGGTACCCCGGCAGCCTCAGCCTTGGCTACCAGAGAAGCAGCAGCGCCAGTGTTAACAGCATGCAAAATCAAAACATCGATTCCCTGCGACAGCAAACTTTCGACATCAGATAATTGCTTTTCTTCCTTGTTATCTGCAGAAGTCCAGATGATTTCCGCATTGTTAGCAGCAGCATTGTCTTCCATGGCCTTTTTCATAAAGGTATAAACAGCTTCCTGCATGGTAGCGACAGAAACACCGATTTTAATTTTCTTCTTTTCTGGCTGGTTGTCCCCGCTGTTTCCAGCATTATTGGTATTACCACAACCGGCCAGGGCGCTGAAACCAATTAATAGTGCCAGCAGTAGAGCGATTCGCTTCATGAATTTGGACATCCAGGACCCTCCTTTTTTCTTCTGCTTGTTGTTGCCTGCCAGCCTAATATTAAGCAAGGAGCGTGCCAAAACAGAAAAAAGCCTGTCCCAGCGGCTTTTTTGTTCAGGGACAGGCTTTTTAACACACTTCATTTTAGTGTGTCAGACTGTTCAGCCTCAGTGTGTAATACTTTTGTTTCCCACAAGCGAAAAAACGGCCAATAAATCAATGCTGCCAGTAACAAATCCACTGCTTGTAACACAGTACCGCTAATATGCCCATTGCTCAAATACCCGCTGAATAAGACCGGTACAGTGAAAGGCAATTGATACAAAGGCCTGGCTACCCAGCCCCAGGCCATGGCCCAGTAATTCACAGTTACAATCATCGCTGGGGCCAGGATAAAAGGAATAATCATTACCGGGTTTAATGCCAACGGCACCCCAAAAGTTATCGGCTCATTGATATTGAACAGGGCCGGTAATAAGGCAACCCGTCCTACCTGACGTAAGGTCTTGCTTTTGCTTTTCAGCAAATATATTACCAGAGGCATCGTCGCCCCTGAACCACCCAGGTGGGCAAAAATATGATAAAAAGGCTCAGTTACAATATGTGGCAATACAGTGCCTGGCTGTGCCAGAGACCAGCTAAAATTCTCACTGAGATTGGCTGCCCAGAGGGGATAGGCAATGGCCGAAACCAGGTTCATACCGTGCAGGCCAACACTCCAGAGCAACATCATCACCAGAATCTGCAGTAAAGCAGACCAGTAAGTATCTGAGGCCCTAACCAGAGGGGTAATCAACTGACGCACAGCCGCTGACCAGGTTAAATCAGCCTGTCCTAATCCAACAGCCAGCAGCAACCTGCTTAACCAGATCAGGGTTAAAACAAATCCAGCCGGCAACAAAATGGCCAGGGTGCGGGCTATCCCGGCCGGAACCCCTTTGGGCAAACGCAGTAACCAGCCTTTTTGCTGAAACCAGCGAAATATTTCCACAGTCAAAATGGCACAGAGCACTGCAAACAGTAAACCCTGCGGACCAAGTTCAGTGAGCCAGTTCTCTACGGTAGCAACCACTGGCCGAGCTGGAAAACTGCCTGCCACAAAAACCGCTGTCGCTGTCAGGGCAATCCTCTCTCGGTCCAGACGATAATAGGCTGCTAAAGCGTTGGCCGTCCCCCAGGCAATCCAGAGACTGAGCAGACCGAACGTGGCATTGAAAATAACCAGTAGAGTAGTATTGAGCTGAAACCACTGCCGCGGCAGCCAGGCCGCCGGCAGGGGAGGATTGGCCAGCAGGAGAAAGAAAGAGCCCAGTAAAATCATGGGTAAACCGTAACCAATAAAAGCATCACGCACAGCCTGTAAATAGCGATTTTCCGCCAGTTTCACGGCAAAGGGCAGAAATTTTAGTTCCAGCCAGTTAACCATAGCCTATTCCTCGCTCTTCTGCTGCTGGATTAAGGATAAAGCCAAATCCAGGGCCGCTTTACC
Above is a window of Carboxydocella sporoproducens DSM 16521 DNA encoding:
- a CDS encoding substrate-binding domain-containing protein, with the protein product MSKFMKRIALLLALLIGFSALAGCGNTNNAGNSGDNQPEKKKIKIGVSVATMQEAVYTFMKKAMEDNAAANNAEIIWTSADNKEEKQLSDVESLLSQGIDVLILHAVNTGAAASLVAKAEAAGVPVVAMDRLPENAKVALYVTADSRQVGRIQAQYLAEQLGGKGNVIILEGEAGNGVARDITAGNKEVLAKYPDIKVVVDQAHKGWARDLAMNTVETALTQYNNNIQGILANNSGMAMGAVQALKNKGLAGKVVTIGSDADEDACKAIKAGELSADVDKKPYELGKASFLAAVELAQKKTPASDTTIKNGDFEVPVKLTPVELIKKDNVDTMKYRWPNL
- a CDS encoding PTS sugar transporter subunit IIC gives rise to the protein MVNWLELKFLPFAVKLAENRYLQAVRDAFIGYGLPMILLGSFFLLLANPPLPAAWLPRQWFQLNTTLLVIFNATFGLLSLWIAWGTANALAAYYRLDRERIALTATAVFVAGSFPARPVVATVENWLTELGPQGLLFAVLCAILTVEIFRWFQQKGWLLRLPKGVPAGIARTLAILLPAGFVLTLIWLSRLLLAVGLGQADLTWSAAVRQLITPLVRASDTYWSALLQILVMMLLWSVGLHGMNLVSAIAYPLWAANLSENFSWSLAQPGTVLPHIVTEPFYHIFAHLGGSGATMPLVIYLLKSKSKTLRQVGRVALLPALFNINEPITFGVPLALNPVMIIPFILAPAMIVTVNYWAMAWGWVARPLYQLPFTVPVLFSGYLSNGHISGTVLQAVDLLLAALIYWPFFRLWETKVLHTEAEQSDTLK